The DNA window CCGGCTCCTCCATGGCGGTCAGGGCGAGCAGCTGGAGGAGGTGGTTCTGGATGACGTCGCGGGCGGCGCCGATGCCGTCGTAGTAGCCGGCGCGGCCGCCGATGCCGATGTCCTCGGCCATGGTGATCTGTACGTGGTCGACGTACGACCGGTTCCAGAGCGGCTCGAACATCTGGTTGGCGAACCGCAGCGCCATGATGTTCTGGACCGTCTCCTTGCCCAGGTAGTGGTCGATCCGGAAGACCTCGTTGGCCGGGAAGACCTCGTGGACGATCCGGTTCAGCTCCTGCGCGGAGGCCAGGTCGTGCCCGAAGGGCTTCTCGATGACGGCCCGGCGCCAGGAGCCCTCCTTCTGGTCGGCGAGCCCGTGCTTCTTGAGCTGCTGGACGACCGCGGGGAAGAACTTCGGCGGCACGGACAGGTAGAAGGCGAAGTTGCCGCCGGTGCCCTGCGCCTTGTCGAGCTCCGCGATCGTCGACTTCAGCGTCTCGAACGCGTTGTCGTCGTCGAAGTCGCCCTGGACGAACCGCATGCCCTGGATGAGCTGCTGCCAGACCTCCTCGCGGAAGGGCGTACGGGCGTGCTCCTTGACGGCGTCGTGGACGACCTGCGCGAAGTCCTCGTTCTCCCAGTCGCGACGGGCGAAGCCGATGAGCGAGAAGCCCGGCGGCAGCAGGCCGCGGTTGGCCAGGTCGTAGACGGCAGGCATCAACTTTTTACGTGACAAATCGCCCGTGACGCCAAAGATGACCAGGCCCGACGGCCCCGCGATACGCGGGAGCCGTCGGTCCTGTGCGTCACGCAGCGGATTGCTGCTGGACAATTTTTAGCCCTCCGAAGGGGCGAGGCGCTTGAGCTCCGCCTCGGTCGACTTGAGCAGGTCGTTCCAGGACGCCTCGAACTTGTCGACGCCCTCGTCCTCGAGGAGCTGCACCACGTCGTTGTACGAGATGCCGAGCTTCTCGACGGCGTCGAGCTCGGCGCGCGCCTGCTCGTACGTACCGGCGATCGTGTTGCCCGTGATCCGGCCGTGG is part of the Streptomyces agglomeratus genome and encodes:
- the zwf gene encoding glucose-6-phosphate dehydrogenase, whose protein sequence is MSSSNPLRDAQDRRLPRIAGPSGLVIFGVTGDLSRKKLMPAVYDLANRGLLPPGFSLIGFARRDWENEDFAQVVHDAVKEHARTPFREEVWQQLIQGMRFVQGDFDDDNAFETLKSTIAELDKAQGTGGNFAFYLSVPPKFFPAVVQQLKKHGLADQKEGSWRRAVIEKPFGHDLASAQELNRIVHEVFPANEVFRIDHYLGKETVQNIMALRFANQMFEPLWNRSYVDHVQITMAEDIGIGGRAGYYDGIGAARDVIQNHLLQLLALTAMEEPASFEADALVAEKTKVLGAVKLPKDLGAETVRGQYAAGWQGGQKAVGYLQEDGIDPKSKTDTYAAIKLEIDNRRWAGVPFYLRTGKRLGRRVTEIAVVFQRAPHSPFDHTATEELGQNALVIRVQPDEGVTVRFGSKVPGTAMEVRDVSMDFAYGESFTESSPEAYERLILDVLLGDANLFPRLEEVEQSWRILDPIEEFWDKHGKPAQYQAGTWGPVEADEMLARDGRSWRRP